From Glycine soja cultivar W05 chromosome 4, ASM419377v2, whole genome shotgun sequence, the proteins below share one genomic window:
- the LOC114409092 gene encoding eukaryotic translation initiation factor 3 subunit L-like, which translates to MANQDFEERSQQPQELGYDPNFVPDSVKSFVVHLYRHIREKNVYEIHQMYESSFQTLSERLFKDTPWPSVDAVAHYVDNDHVFCLLYREMWFRHLYARLTPTLRQRIDSWDNYCSLFQVVLHGVVNMQLPNQWLWDMVDEFVYQFQSFCQYRAKMKSKTEQEIALLRQFDQAWNVFGVLNFLQALVEKSAIIQILEQEKEGLEQFTATDGYDYNGGSNVLKVLGYFSMVGLLRVHCLLGDYHTGLKCLLPIDITQQGVYTSVIGSHITTIYHYGFANLMLRRYVEAIREFNKILLYIFKTKQYHQKSPQYEQILKKNEQMYALLAISLSLCPQSRLVDETVNSQLREKYGEKMVRMQRYDDEAFAIYDELFSYACPKFITPSAPSFEEPLVNYNQDAYRLQLKLFLYEAKQQQLLSGVRTFLKVYSTISLTKLASYMEVDEPTLRTILMTYKHKTHAVDSDGKITSNADLDFYIDDDTIHVMESKPAKRYGDYFLRQIVKLEGVINEMDGIKLE; encoded by the exons ATGGCGAACCAAGACTTCGAAGAGCGCTCGCAGCAACCGCAGGAGCTAGGGTACGACCCGAACTTTGTCCCCGACTCGGTAAAATCTTTTGTGGTTCACCTGTACCGTCACATCCGCGAAAAGAACGTGTACGAGATCCACCAGATGTACGAGAGCTCCTTCCAGACCCTCTCGGAGCGTCTCTTCAAGGATACCCCGTGGCCCTCCGTGGACGCCGTCGCGCACTACGTCGACAACGACCACGTCTTCTGCCTCCTCTACCGCGAGATGTGGTTCCGCCACCTCTACGCTCGTCTCACTCCGACGCTCCGCCAGCGCATCGACTCGTGGGACAACTACTGCAGCCTCTTCCAGGTTGTCCTCCACGGCGTCGTCAACATGCAGCTCCCCAACCAGTGGCTATGGGACATGGTCGACGAGTTCGTCTACCAGTTCCAGAGCTTCTGCCAGTACCGTGCCAAGATGAAGAGCAAGACTGAACAAGAAATCGCCCTCTTGCGCCAGTTCGACCAGGCCTGGAATGTTTTCGGGGTCCTCAACTTCCTCCAGGCGCTGGTGGAGAAGAGTGCCATTATTCAGATTCTGGAGCAGGAGAAGGAGGGGCTCGAGCAGTTTACCGCGACCGATGGTTATGATTACAATGGGGGGAGCAATGTGCTGAAGGTGTTGGGGTATTTTAGCATGGTGGGCTTGCTTAGGGTTCATTGTCTTTTGGGGGATTATCATACCGGGCTCAAGTGCTTGCTTCCTATTGATATTACTCAGCAAGGGGTTTATACCAGTGTTATTGGGAGTCACATCACCACCATTTATCACTATGGTTTCGCCAATCTCATGCTCCGCAg ATATGTGGAAGCAATTCGTGAATTTAACAAAATTCTCTTGTACATCTTTAAGACAAAGCAGTATCATCAGAAATCACCCCAATATGAGCAGATACTGaagaaaaatgaacaaatgtatGCCTTACTGGCAATTAGCCTTTCACTCTGCCCCCAAAGCAGGCTTGTTGATGAAACTGTGAACTCTCAGTTACGTGAGAAGTATGGTGAAAAGATGGTTAGAATGCAGAGGTATGATGATGAGGCATTTGCTATCTATGATGAGCTCTTCTCATATGCATGCCCCAAGTTCATTACCCCTTCAGCACCTAGTTTCGAGGAGCCTCTAGTAAATTACAATCAG GATGCCTATAGACTTCAGTTGAAACTGTTCCTTTATGAAGCAAAGCAACAACAGTTGCTATCAGGTGTCCGCACCTTCTTGAAAGTGTATTCAACAATCTCCCTCACAAAACTTGCAAGTTACATGGAAGTGGATGAACCCACCTTAAG GACTATCTTGATGACATACAAGCACAAGACACATGCTGTTGATAGTGATGGGAAAATTACATCCAATGCCGATTTAGATTTCTATATTGATGAT GACACAATTCATGTTATGGAGTCTAAGCCTGCCAAACGTTATGGGGATTACTTTTTGCGTCAGATTGTCAAG CTTGAAGGGGTGATCAATGAGATGGACGGTATAAAGCTGGAGTGA